One Candidatus Dependentiae bacterium genomic window, GCACTCATTCATCCAAATACTAGTGGTAGCATTGTCATATCATTTTTTGATGCAAGCTTTAATAGATTATGCATGCTCCCTTATGTTGATGATGCCGAACTAAACACACGCGCATCACAACATGTTGATATAAGTACGTTAGCACACCCCATACCATACATAAAAACACTTCCAGAATATGTAAGCTATATGGCAAAATATAATAAAAAATAAAATACCCCGCTTTTATGCGGGGTGTTTTTATTTACTTATTTCTAGCGCATCCTGGACCGCTTGAGGCAACTGAAAACTTGCTGTATGAATAGCTTGCGTGTAATACTTTAGTTTACCCAATCCCTCTATTCTTGACGGGTCTATTTGAGCAAATGGTGTAAAGTTTTTTGAACAGAATGAAAAACATATACTACCGCCCGGATAAGTCGGAACTAATGCATAATAATATGAAACGTATGGAAACACCTTTTTATTTTGATTATATAATTTTGCAATAAAAGCCTTGTCATAATACATTGATTCTGATTGCGTAACAGCAATGCCATTAATCGTTAATGCTTCACGCATATCAGTATAAAATTCTTCTCGGTAAAGCCCATCAGCTATACTAAAAAAATCAGTTGAATCAACTATAATCACATCAAAATAATCTTTTTTTGACTTTATATATGCAACACCATCTTGAACAATAACTTGAGCCCGCGGATCATCCATACCTTCAGTCAATTCAGGGAAATATTTCTTACTTATAGAAATCACTGCTTCATCAATTTCACACAATACAACTTCTTCAACAGATGCATGCTTAAGAACCTCTTTTAATGTTCCACCATCTCCACCACCTACAATTAATACTTTTTTTGGATTTGGATGAGTAAGCAACGGTACATGCGCAATCATCTCATGATATGCATAATTATCAAATTGCGTCAGCATGATAACCCCATCGTGAACTAGCATTTTACCCAATGATACCGTATCATAAACTTCTATATGTTGAAATTCGGATTGAAATGATTCAAGTTTGTTTTTAACTGATATGCTTGTACCAATCCCTTCAAATGCTGCATATGTTTCTTTAAATTCTTGAACATTATTCAGTGGAACAAATTTATTATCTTTACGATTCGTAATAATGGTATCAATTTCAGAGCCTTCATAAGCACGACGAATTTTTACCCCAATTACTTCTTCAGACTGAGCATCAAATCCCTTTTTTATCAGTTGCAATGCAGCATCATTATCTGTATGTGTTCCACAAGTGAAAATATCAATTGCACAATATCCAAATTCAGGCCATGTATGAATAGCAAAATGCGATTCTGCAACGATAACTGCACCACTCACCCCCTGAGGT contains:
- the speE gene encoding polyamine aminopropyltransferase, giving the protein MKKLTNGVFIIVFIVYNLCFQFNPLISEDIKQYTDETNTSVQDVQHLPMGQQYIIGLYGCNASKINDRAYVERVMLDAAIASHATIVAHKFHQFTPQGVSGAVIVAESHFAIHTWPEFGYCAIDIFTCGTHTDNDAALQLIKKGFDAQSEEVIGVKIRRAYEGSEIDTIITNRKDNKFVPLNNVQEFKETYAAFEGIGTSISVKNKLESFQSEFQHIEVYDTVSLGKMLVHDGVIMLTQFDNYAYHEMIAHVPLLTHPNPKKVLIVGGGDGGTLKEVLKHASVEEVVLCEIDEAVISISKKYFPELTEGMDDPRAQVIVQDGVAYIKSKKDYFDVIIVDSTDFFSIADGLYREEFYTDMREALTINGIAVTQSESMYYDKAFIAKLYNQNKKVFPYVSYYYALVPTYPGGSICFSFCSKNFTPFAQIDPSRIEGLGKLKYYTQAIHTASFQLPQAVQDALEISK